The Leptolyngbya iicbica LK DNA window GAATCTTGATCGACTTGGCCGGGTTTGAGTTCGGCGCTGGGGGCTTTGGTCAAAATATTGGCGGGAATGATGGGATCCGTTTGGCCGGAGTGGGCGAGGTCGGGGAAGATTTCCGGGTGTTGGTTTAGCCAGTCGCAAATACGGTAGACGCGAGTTTTGGGCACGTCGGCAATCACCGCCAGGCCCCCGTTCATATCGCCATAGAGGGTGCAGTAACCCACGGCCATTTCTGACTTGTTGCCGGTGGATAGCAGCAAATGCCCAAATTTGTTGGCGATCGCCATCAGCAAATTGCCCCGAATGCGGGACTGAATATTTTCTTCCGCAACGCCGAACTCGGTGTCAGCAAACAGATTGCTCAACGTCTCGTCGTAGCCCGCCATCAGCGTGCCAATCGCTAGCGTTTCGCTCTGGATGCCGAGATTTTGCACCAGTTGCTCGGCATCGCTGAGGGAGTGATCAGAACTATAGGGCGAGGGCATGAGCACGCCGAGCACATTTTCCGGGCCGAGGGCGGCTGCCGCGATCGCCGCCACCAGGGCCGAGTCGATGCCGCCGCTGAGGCCAATCACTGCCTTGCGAAAACCACATTTGCGGGCATAGTCTCCCACACCCAGCACGAGGGCCGACCAAATTTCGGCGTTGATGTCGGTCGTAGCGGGGGCGATCGCACCTGCCTGCAAGTCGGCACTGGGGGGATCGTAGGTCAGCCATTGCAAATCTGGCTGGAAGGCGCGGGCGCGGGTGACTAACTCGCCCTGACGATTGACCGCGACACTATTGCCGTCAAAAATCAGGTCGTCGTTCGCGCCAATCTGGTTGGCATACACAATCGGCACATCAAAGCGCCGGGCACTGTGGGCCAGCATCGCTTCCCGCGTCTGCTGCTTTTGCGCCGTGAAGGGTGAGGCCGACAGGTTGACCACCAGATCCACACCGACATCTTTGA harbors:
- a CDS encoding NAD+ synthase — translated: MKIAIAQLNPTIGDLTHNAEQIVAAVKHAAAGGARLVLTPELSLCGYPPRDLLLRPGFIAAMRQQLEGLAAALPPEVAVLVGFAEPNAGASDRGEKPLYNSIAYLEQGQVQQVFHKQLLPTYDVFDEDRYFEPGQVANHFYLALADSQSLHIGVTICEDLWNDEQFWGQRKYPHNPIAQLKDVGVDLVVNLSASPFTAQKQQTREAMLAHSARRFDVPIVYANQIGANDDLIFDGNSVAVNRQGELVTRARAFQPDLQWLTYDPPSADLQAGAIAPATTDINAEIWSALVLGVGDYARKCGFRKAVIGLSGGIDSALVAAIAAAALGPENVLGVLMPSPYSSDHSLSDAEQLVQNLGIQSETLAIGTLMAGYDETLSNLFADTEFGVAEENIQSRIRGNLLMAIANKFGHLLLSTGNKSEMAVGYCTLYGDMNGGLAVIADVPKTRVYRICDWLNQHPEIFPDLAHSGQTDPIIPANILTKAPSAELKPGQVDQDSLPSYEVLDDILERLVQRHEAIGDIVAAGHDVEIVNKVVRLMSRAEFKRRQAPPVLKVTDRAFGSEWRMPIASRWTGNLAPQPAIALASTAVS